A genomic stretch from Streptomyces venezuelae ATCC 10712 includes:
- a CDS encoding thiopeptide-type bacteriocin biosynthesis protein has product MTPTPPTTPRRTAWTAWHLHLGTTARSAHDRVVTDVIGPTIRELPPGTPWFFIRYWQSGPHLRLRVGDLDDAARARVAAALAERLAVAGAPAEGEEPLDPAAYRSGAERLAAAGETGENTSVKALLPPGVHPAVYEPEYDRYGGASLMPAAESLFELSSALVLAALPRVTGERQRATLALRGTVAVAAALGDPAERAYYYAHGLGAWRAWAAEAGHPAGLLDTITRVEGTVALDPAAHGPFAGWHARIAAHAEEIREQSPSHPGMVLFSHAHMLHNRLGLSLLEELRTYAVLAHAFPLPANTPVPQHA; this is encoded by the coding sequence GTGACCCCGACCCCGCCCACCACGCCACGGCGGACCGCATGGACCGCCTGGCACCTCCACCTCGGCACGACGGCCCGGTCGGCACACGACCGGGTCGTCACCGATGTCATCGGCCCCACGATCCGCGAACTCCCCCCCGGCACACCGTGGTTCTTCATCCGCTACTGGCAGTCCGGCCCCCATCTGCGCCTGCGCGTCGGCGACCTCGACGACGCGGCGCGCGCCCGCGTGGCGGCCGCCCTCGCCGAACGCCTCGCCGTCGCCGGCGCGCCCGCCGAGGGCGAGGAGCCGCTCGACCCCGCCGCCTACCGCAGCGGGGCCGAGCGGCTCGCCGCCGCGGGCGAGACCGGCGAGAACACCTCGGTGAAGGCCCTGCTGCCCCCCGGCGTCCACCCGGCCGTCTACGAGCCGGAGTACGACCGGTACGGCGGCGCGTCCCTGATGCCCGCCGCCGAGTCCCTCTTCGAACTGTCCAGCGCCCTCGTCCTCGCCGCCCTGCCCCGGGTCACCGGCGAACGGCAGCGGGCGACGCTCGCCCTGCGCGGCACCGTGGCGGTCGCCGCGGCCCTCGGGGACCCGGCGGAGCGCGCGTACTACTACGCCCACGGGCTCGGCGCCTGGCGCGCCTGGGCCGCCGAGGCCGGGCACCCGGCCGGACTCCTCGACACGATCACCCGGGTCGAGGGGACGGTCGCCCTCGACCCGGCGGCCCACGGCCCGTTCGCCGGCTGGCACGCCCGGATCGCCGCCCACGCGGAGGAGATCCGGGAGCAGTCCCCGTCCCACCCCGGCATGGTCCTCTTCTCGCACGCGCACATGCTCCACAACCGGCTCGGCCTGAGCCTCCTGGAGGAGCTGCGCACCTACGCGGTCCTGGCCCACGCGTTCCCGCTGCCGGCGAACACCCCCGTACCGCAGCACGCTTGA
- a CDS encoding ABC transporter permease, producing MTTLIPPTTETAPVVPSARADAPRERNPLALLGHQIRYEQLSFWRNPQSMVFTFVLPIVIIGIFGAVFSGSEGQDFFFGLTGMQYYTPVIAAVSVLGACYGQLAIVLAMRRQTGVLKRLHATPLPAWVYFAGLLVHCVVVSIVDVALVFGIGALYGVDLPTHWGAVLLTLVLGAASFCALGVGVASLIKNSEAAPAVVQFIQFPLVFISGSYFPIHAELLNTIAGLLPVKPFNDAMLALFTQDAGFQWRDLAVLAGWGVIGALIAVRSFRWDPRPE from the coding sequence ATGACCACGCTCATCCCCCCGACCACGGAGACCGCACCGGTGGTCCCGTCCGCACGCGCGGACGCCCCGCGCGAGCGGAACCCGCTGGCCCTGCTGGGCCATCAGATCCGTTACGAACAGCTGTCGTTCTGGCGCAACCCGCAGTCGATGGTCTTCACGTTCGTGCTGCCGATCGTCATCATCGGCATCTTCGGCGCCGTCTTCAGCGGCAGCGAGGGCCAGGACTTCTTCTTCGGCCTGACGGGCATGCAGTACTACACGCCGGTGATCGCCGCGGTGTCCGTACTCGGCGCCTGCTACGGCCAGTTGGCGATCGTGCTCGCGATGCGCCGGCAGACCGGGGTGCTGAAGCGGCTGCACGCGACGCCGCTGCCCGCCTGGGTGTACTTCGCGGGCCTCCTCGTGCACTGCGTCGTCGTCAGCATCGTGGACGTCGCGCTGGTCTTCGGCATCGGCGCGCTGTACGGCGTCGACCTGCCCACCCACTGGGGCGCGGTGCTGCTGACCCTGGTGCTCGGCGCGGCAAGCTTCTGCGCGCTCGGCGTCGGCGTGGCCTCGCTGATCAAGAACTCGGAGGCGGCCCCGGCCGTCGTGCAGTTCATCCAGTTCCCGCTGGTCTTCATCTCGGGCAGCTACTTCCCGATCCACGCGGAGCTCCTCAACACCATCGCGGGCCTGCTGCCCGTGAAGCCGTTCAACGACGCCATGCTGGCGCTGTTCACCCAGGACGCCGGCTTCCAGTGGCGGGACCTCGCGGTCCTCGCCGGCTGGGGTGTCATCGGCGCCCTGATCGCCGTCCGCAGCTTCCGCTGGGACCCGCGCCCCGAGTAG
- a CDS encoding ABC transporter ATP-binding protein: MTAAVAVEGLQKRYGDHEAVRGVDFSVAEGEIFALLGPNGAGKTTTLEILEGFRDRDGGRVEVLGRDPGVKADGHWLRGQVGLVLQDIAVEPYLSVRETVARNAGYYPDPRNVDELLDLVGLNEKKGAKVKDLSGGQKRRLDLALGVVGRPRLLFLDEPTTGFDPNARRGAWDVVRNLRDDGTTIVLTTHYMDEAQALADSVVVIAEGRIVASGTPDTLGGRDSAQTRIRFALPDGAALADVPLPVSDVEDGLVTAETTEPTAALHRLTGWALDRGTPLDRLTVEQPTLEDVYLSLTKEYVQQEASSPSSARERKAPAGRGRRPGRSRS, translated from the coding sequence GTGACCGCCGCGGTGGCCGTGGAAGGCCTGCAGAAGCGGTACGGCGACCACGAGGCCGTGCGCGGCGTCGACTTCAGCGTCGCCGAGGGCGAGATCTTCGCCCTGCTCGGGCCGAACGGCGCGGGCAAGACCACCACCCTGGAGATCCTGGAGGGCTTCCGCGACCGCGACGGCGGCCGCGTCGAGGTCCTGGGGCGCGACCCCGGCGTGAAGGCCGACGGCCACTGGCTGCGCGGCCAGGTGGGCCTGGTGCTCCAGGACATCGCCGTGGAGCCCTATCTGTCGGTACGGGAGACCGTGGCCCGCAACGCCGGCTACTACCCGGACCCGCGGAACGTCGACGAACTGCTCGACCTCGTCGGTCTGAACGAGAAGAAGGGCGCCAAGGTCAAGGACCTGTCCGGCGGCCAGAAGCGGCGTCTCGACCTGGCGCTCGGCGTCGTCGGCCGGCCCAGGCTGCTGTTCCTCGACGAGCCGACGACCGGCTTCGACCCGAACGCCCGGCGCGGCGCCTGGGACGTGGTGCGCAATCTCCGCGACGACGGCACCACCATCGTCCTCACCACCCACTACATGGACGAGGCGCAGGCCCTGGCCGACTCGGTCGTGGTGATCGCCGAGGGCCGGATCGTCGCCTCGGGCACCCCGGACACCCTCGGTGGCCGGGACAGCGCCCAGACCCGGATCCGCTTCGCGCTGCCGGACGGCGCCGCGCTCGCCGACGTACCCCTGCCGGTGAGCGACGTCGAGGACGGCCTGGTGACCGCCGAGACGACCGAGCCGACGGCCGCGCTGCACCGGCTGACCGGCTGGGCCCTCGACCGGGGGACTCCGCTGGACCGGCTGACCGTCGAGCAGCCGACCCTCGAGGACGTCTATCTGAGCCTGACCAAGGAGTACGTACAGCAGGAAGCCTCCTCGCCGTCGTCCGCGCGCGAGCGCAAGGCGCCCGCGGGACGAGGCCGCCGACCCGGACGGAGCCGCTCATGA
- a CDS encoding FAD-dependent monooxygenase has protein sequence MLGVRRTAGLRETAAGDAEGADTAATRKAVSKVRFGDLDEWGGEERPHVSVVGAGIGGLTLAGALSSMGIAYTVYEQTRRLAEVGAGVQLSPNAVRPLLRLGLGPALRERAVAIDAMEVRGWSGRPIARTPLGAECEGMYGAPYYTVHRAHLHDALLTLVDEGSLKLGERLSEARETDGAGDGVRLAFEDGTVRGAELVVGADGIHSTVREAFRRDEPEFSGLGIYRGLVPMDRLPDAARAPLVRLWLGPGGHFVCYPVAAGEYLSFAATVPMAQSPGESWSVPGDPEALRQVFGGWNGLVADVVGAVETTLQWALHDRPPLDVWSSRRLTLLGDAAHPMLPFMAQGANQAVEDAMDLAACLADPAPSTTAARLDRYQSLRIPRTAEIQRGSRGNAGILHLPDGPAQRRRDARMAVHAALRDRAMLYAHETGRSVLPTPA, from the coding sequence ATGCTCGGGGTGCGGCGGACGGCCGGGCTGCGGGAGACCGCGGCCGGCGACGCCGAAGGTGCCGACACAGCAGCGACGCGGAAGGCGGTCTCAAAGGTGCGGTTCGGGGATCTGGACGAGTGGGGAGGGGAGGAGCGGCCGCACGTCTCGGTGGTCGGCGCCGGCATCGGCGGCCTGACGCTGGCCGGCGCGCTCTCCTCCATGGGTATCGCGTACACGGTGTACGAGCAGACGCGGCGGCTCGCCGAGGTAGGGGCGGGGGTCCAGCTCTCGCCGAACGCCGTCAGGCCGCTGCTCCGGCTCGGCCTCGGCCCGGCCCTGCGCGAGCGGGCGGTGGCGATCGACGCCATGGAGGTACGTGGCTGGAGCGGGCGGCCGATCGCCCGGACGCCGCTGGGCGCGGAGTGCGAGGGGATGTACGGCGCTCCGTACTACACGGTGCACCGGGCGCATCTGCACGACGCCCTCCTCACGCTCGTCGACGAGGGCAGCCTCAAGCTGGGCGAACGCCTCAGCGAGGCGCGGGAGACGGACGGGGCGGGAGACGGCGTCCGGCTGGCCTTCGAGGACGGGACCGTCCGCGGGGCGGAGCTGGTGGTCGGCGCCGACGGCATCCACTCCACCGTCCGCGAGGCGTTCCGGCGCGACGAGCCGGAGTTCTCCGGGCTCGGCATCTACCGGGGCCTGGTGCCGATGGACCGGCTGCCGGACGCGGCCCGCGCGCCTCTGGTGCGCCTCTGGCTCGGCCCGGGCGGGCACTTCGTGTGCTACCCGGTCGCGGCGGGGGAGTACCTGAGCTTCGCGGCGACGGTGCCGATGGCGCAGTCCCCGGGCGAGTCCTGGTCGGTCCCCGGCGATCCGGAGGCGCTGCGCCAGGTGTTCGGCGGCTGGAACGGTCTGGTCGCGGACGTGGTGGGCGCCGTGGAGACGACCCTGCAGTGGGCGCTGCACGACCGCCCGCCGCTGGACGTGTGGTCCTCGCGGCGGCTGACCCTGCTCGGTGACGCGGCCCACCCGATGCTGCCGTTCATGGCGCAGGGCGCGAACCAGGCGGTCGAGGACGCGATGGACCTGGCGGCCTGCCTGGCCGATCCGGCGCCGTCGACGACCGCGGCCCGGCTCGACCGCTACCAGTCGCTGCGGATCCCCCGCACGGCGGAGATCCAGCGCGGCTCGCGCGGCAACGCGGGGATCCTGCACCTGCCCGACGGCCCGGCGCAGCGCCGCCGCGACGCCCGCATGGCGGTTCACGCGGCCCTGCGTGACCGGGCGATGCTGTACGCGCACGAGACGGGGAGGAGCGTGCTGCCGACCCCGGCGTGA
- a CDS encoding L-serine ammonia-lyase codes for MAISVFDLFSIGIGPSSSHTVGPMRAARMFARRLKNEGLLAHTAHLRAELYGSLGATGHGHGTPKAVLLGLEGSSPRTVNVETADDEVERIKTSGRINLLGAHEIPFDFDADLILHRRKALPYHANGMTIFAYDAEGAPILEKTYYSVGGGFVVDEDAVQGENPIVPDDTVLKYPFRTGDELLRLAKETGLSISALMLENEKAWRTEDEIRAGLLEIWRVMQSCVSRGMSREGILPGGLKVRRRAANLARKLRSEGDPKTHAMEWITLYAMAVNEENAAGGRVVTAPTNGAAGIIPAVLHYYTNFVPGADDDGIVRFMLAAGAVGMLFKENASISGAEVGCQGEVGSACSMAAGALAEVLGGTPEQVENAAEIGMEHNLGLTCDPVGGLVQIPCIERNGMAAVKAVTAAKMSMRGDGSHLVSLDKVIKTMKETGADMSVKYKETARGGLAVNIIEC; via the coding sequence GTGGCCATCTCGGTCTTCGACCTGTTCTCGATCGGCATCGGCCCGTCGAGCTCCCACACGGTGGGACCGATGCGTGCGGCCCGGATGTTCGCCCGCCGCCTGAAGAACGAGGGCCTGCTCGCCCACACCGCGCACCTCCGGGCGGAGCTGTACGGCTCGCTCGGCGCGACCGGCCACGGCCACGGCACCCCCAAGGCCGTCCTCCTCGGCCTCGAAGGCAGCTCGCCGCGCACGGTGAACGTCGAGACGGCCGACGACGAGGTCGAGCGGATCAAGACCAGCGGCCGGATCAACCTCCTCGGCGCGCACGAGATCCCCTTCGACTTCGACGCCGACCTGATACTGCACCGGCGCAAGGCGCTGCCCTACCACGCCAACGGGATGACGATCTTCGCGTACGACGCGGAGGGCGCCCCGATCCTGGAGAAGACGTACTACTCGGTCGGCGGCGGCTTCGTCGTCGACGAGGACGCCGTCCAGGGCGAGAACCCGATCGTCCCCGACGACACCGTCCTCAAGTACCCCTTCCGCACCGGCGACGAACTGCTCCGGCTCGCCAAGGAGACCGGCCTGTCGATCTCCGCGCTGATGCTGGAGAACGAGAAGGCCTGGCGCACCGAGGACGAGATCCGCGCGGGCCTGCTGGAGATCTGGCGGGTCATGCAGTCCTGCGTCTCGCGCGGCATGTCCCGCGAGGGCATCCTGCCCGGCGGCCTGAAGGTCCGCCGGCGCGCCGCGAACCTGGCCCGCAAGCTGCGCTCCGAGGGCGACCCGAAGACGCACGCCATGGAGTGGATCACCCTCTACGCGATGGCCGTGAACGAGGAGAACGCGGCCGGCGGCCGGGTCGTCACCGCCCCGACGAACGGCGCGGCCGGCATCATCCCCGCCGTCCTGCACTACTACACGAACTTCGTGCCCGGCGCCGACGACGACGGCATCGTCCGCTTCATGCTGGCGGCCGGCGCGGTCGGCATGCTCTTCAAGGAGAACGCCTCCATCTCCGGCGCCGAGGTCGGCTGCCAGGGCGAGGTCGGCTCGGCCTGCTCGATGGCCGCCGGCGCCCTCGCCGAGGTCCTCGGCGGCACGCCGGAACAGGTGGAGAACGCGGCAGAGATCGGCATGGAACACAACCTGGGCCTGACCTGCGACCCGGTCGGCGGCCTGGTCCAGATCCCCTGCATCGAACGCAACGGCATGGCGGCGGTCAAGGCCGTCACGGCGGCGAAGATGTCGATGCGCGGCGACGGCAGCCACCTGGTCTCCCTCGACAAGGTCATCAAGACCATGAAGGAGACGGGCGCGGACATGAGCGTCAAGTACAAGGAAACCGCGCGGGGCGGCCTCGCGGTGAACATCATCGAGTGCTGA
- the glyA gene encoding serine hydroxymethyltransferase: MSLLNTPLHELDPDVAAAVDAELRRQQSTLEMIASENFAPVAVMEAQGSVLTNKYAEGYPGRRYYGGCEHVDVAEQIAIDRIKDLFGAEYANVQPHSGASANQAALFAIAQPGDTILGLDLAHGGHLTHGMRLNFSGKQFNVVAYHVDEAGLVDMAEVERLAKEHRPKVIIAGWSAYPRQLDFAEFRRIADEVEAYLWVDMAHFAGLVAAGLHPNPVEYADVVTSTTHKTLGGPRGGIILAKKEFAKKLNSSVFPGFQGGPLEHVIAAKAVSFKVAASEEFKERQQRTLDGARIIAERLVQDDVTAHGVSVLSGGTDVHLLLVDLRDSELDGQQAEDRLHEVGITVNRNAVPNDPRPPMVTSGLRIGTPALATRGFQAEDFTEVGDIIAETLKPGFDADKAASLKARVTALADKHPLYPGLK; the protein is encoded by the coding sequence ATGTCGCTTCTGAACACCCCCCTCCACGAGCTGGACCCGGACGTCGCCGCCGCCGTCGACGCCGAGCTCCGCCGTCAGCAGTCCACGCTCGAGATGATCGCCTCGGAGAACTTCGCTCCGGTCGCCGTCATGGAGGCGCAGGGCTCCGTCCTGACCAACAAGTACGCCGAGGGTTACCCGGGCCGCCGCTACTACGGCGGCTGCGAGCACGTCGACGTGGCCGAGCAGATCGCGATCGACCGGATCAAGGACCTGTTCGGCGCCGAGTACGCCAACGTCCAGCCGCACTCCGGCGCCTCCGCGAACCAGGCCGCCCTCTTCGCGATCGCCCAGCCCGGCGACACGATCCTGGGCCTGGACCTGGCGCACGGCGGTCACCTCACCCACGGCATGCGCCTGAACTTCTCGGGCAAGCAGTTCAACGTGGTCGCGTACCACGTGGACGAGGCCGGCCTGGTCGACATGGCCGAGGTCGAGCGCCTCGCCAAGGAGCACCGCCCGAAGGTGATCATCGCCGGCTGGTCCGCCTACCCGCGCCAGCTGGACTTCGCCGAGTTCCGCCGGATCGCCGACGAGGTCGAGGCCTACCTGTGGGTCGACATGGCCCACTTCGCGGGTCTGGTCGCGGCCGGTCTGCACCCGAACCCGGTCGAGTACGCGGACGTGGTGACCTCCACCACGCACAAGACGCTCGGCGGCCCGCGCGGCGGCATCATCCTGGCGAAGAAGGAGTTCGCGAAGAAGCTGAACTCCTCGGTCTTCCCCGGCTTCCAGGGCGGCCCCCTGGAGCACGTGATCGCGGCCAAGGCCGTCTCCTTCAAGGTCGCGGCCTCCGAGGAGTTCAAGGAGCGCCAGCAGCGCACCCTGGACGGCGCCCGCATCATCGCCGAGCGCCTGGTCCAGGACGACGTCACCGCCCACGGCGTCTCCGTCCTCTCCGGCGGCACGGACGTCCACCTGCTCCTCGTCGACCTGCGCGACAGCGAGCTGGACGGCCAGCAGGCCGAGGACCGGCTCCACGAGGTCGGCATCACGGTCAACCGGAACGCCGTTCCGAACGACCCGCGCCCGCCGATGGTCACCTCCGGTCTGCGCATCGGTACGCCGGCGCTCGCGACCCGCGGCTTCCAGGCCGAGGACTTCACCGAGGTCGGCGACATCATCGCGGAGACCCTGAAGCCCGGCTTCGACGCCGACAAGGCCGCCTCGCTCAAGGCCCGGGTGACGGCGCTCGCCGACAAGCACCCGCTGTACCCCGGCCTGAAGTAA
- the gcvH gene encoding glycine cleavage system protein GcvH, translating into MSNPTQLRYTKEHEWLSAAEDGVATVGITEFAANALGDVVFAQLPEVGATVTAGETCGELESTKSVSDLYSPVTGEVVAANQDVVDDPSLVNTAPFEGGWLFKVRVTGEPDELLSADEYTAFAGN; encoded by the coding sequence ATGAGCAACCCCACGCAGCTGCGCTACACCAAGGAGCACGAGTGGCTGTCGGCCGCCGAGGACGGCGTCGCGACCGTCGGCATCACGGAGTTCGCGGCCAACGCGCTCGGTGACGTCGTCTTCGCCCAGCTCCCCGAGGTCGGCGCCACCGTCACCGCGGGCGAGACCTGCGGTGAGCTCGAGTCGACGAAGTCCGTGAGCGACCTCTACTCCCCCGTGACGGGCGAGGTCGTCGCCGCCAACCAGGACGTGGTGGACGACCCGTCGCTGGTGAACACGGCTCCGTTCGAGGGTGGCTGGCTGTTCAAGGTGCGCGTCACCGGTGAGCCGGACGAGCTGCTCTCCGCCGACGAGTACACCGCGTTCGCCGGGAACTGA
- the gcvT gene encoding glycine cleavage system aminomethyltransferase GcvT translates to MSIAPRLTALDALHRSLGATMTDFAGWDMPLRYGSERDEHVAVRTKAGLFDLSHMGEITVTGPQAVELLDHALVGNISTVGVGRARYTMICQEDGGILDDLIVYRLGETEYMVVANASNAQIVLDALTGRAAGFDAEVRDDRDAYALIAVQGPESPGILKSLTDADLDGLKYYAGLPGTVAGVPALIARTGYTGEDGFELFLKPEHAEGVWKALTEAGAPVGLIPCGLSCRDTLRLEAGMPLYGHELTTSLTPFDAGLGRVVKFEKTTNEGRFVGREALEKAAERAETAPPRKLVGLVAEGRRVPRAGFSVVKDGVVIGEVTSGAPSPTLGKPIAMAYVDAAHAEPGTQGVGVDIRGTHEPYEVVALPFYKRQK, encoded by the coding sequence ATGAGCATTGCCCCCCGTCTGACTGCCCTCGATGCCCTGCATCGTTCGCTGGGCGCGACCATGACCGACTTCGCCGGCTGGGACATGCCGCTCCGGTACGGCAGCGAGCGGGACGAGCACGTCGCCGTCCGCACCAAGGCGGGCCTCTTCGACCTCTCCCACATGGGCGAGATCACCGTCACCGGCCCGCAGGCCGTCGAGCTCCTCGACCACGCCCTCGTCGGCAACATCTCCACCGTCGGCGTCGGCCGGGCGCGCTACACGATGATCTGCCAGGAGGACGGCGGCATCCTCGACGACCTGATCGTCTACCGCCTCGGCGAGACGGAGTACATGGTCGTCGCCAACGCCTCGAACGCGCAGATCGTCCTGGACGCGCTGACCGGGCGCGCGGCCGGCTTCGACGCCGAGGTGCGCGACGACCGTGACGCGTACGCGCTGATCGCCGTGCAGGGCCCGGAGTCCCCCGGCATCCTGAAGTCGCTCACCGACGCCGACCTGGACGGCCTCAAGTACTACGCCGGCCTCCCCGGCACGGTCGCCGGAGTCCCCGCGCTGATCGCCCGGACCGGCTACACCGGCGAGGACGGCTTCGAGCTGTTCCTGAAGCCCGAGCACGCCGAGGGCGTGTGGAAGGCGCTGACCGAGGCGGGCGCCCCGGTCGGTCTGATCCCCTGCGGCCTGTCCTGCCGCGACACGCTCCGCCTCGAGGCGGGCATGCCGCTGTACGGCCACGAGCTGACCACCTCGCTCACCCCCTTCGACGCGGGCCTCGGCCGGGTCGTGAAGTTCGAGAAGACGACCAACGAAGGCCGGTTCGTCGGCCGCGAGGCCCTGGAGAAGGCCGCCGAGCGCGCCGAGACCGCCCCGCCGCGCAAGCTGGTCGGCCTGGTCGCCGAGGGCCGCCGGGTGCCCCGCGCCGGCTTCTCGGTCGTCAAGGACGGCGTGGTGATCGGCGAGGTCACCTCCGGCGCCCCGTCGCCGACCCTCGGAAAGCCGATCGCGATGGCGTACGTGGACGCGGCGCACGCCGAGCCCGGCACCCAGGGTGTAGGTGTGGACATCCGCGGCACCCACGAGCCGTACGAGGTCGTCGCGCTGCCGTTCTACAAGCGCCAGAAGTGA
- a CDS encoding AAA family ATPase: protein MRIQHTGAYASSTGIPSQRARARTRGRGRLLRDLRERGGRGPRALTFAAGDLVVVSGLPGSGKSTLMKRAAGGAAIDSQDARERWDARMPRFLPYAVYRPLVRLAHYAGLRRALRSGAGVVVHDCGTQSWVRGWLAREARRRGRALHLVLLDVAPDTAREGQRARGRGVSAYAFARHRRAVGRLVAAAESGRLPHGCASATLLDREAADTLRKIGFRETT from the coding sequence ATGAGGATCCAGCACACCGGCGCGTACGCGTCGAGTACCGGCATACCGTCCCAGCGAGCCCGCGCCAGGACCCGCGGCCGCGGCCGGCTCCTGCGCGACCTGCGCGAGCGCGGCGGCAGGGGTCCCCGCGCCCTCACCTTCGCCGCCGGTGACCTGGTGGTCGTCTCCGGGCTGCCCGGCAGCGGCAAGTCCACCCTCATGAAGCGGGCCGCCGGGGGCGCCGCCATCGACTCCCAGGACGCCCGCGAGCGCTGGGACGCCCGGATGCCGCGGTTCCTGCCGTACGCCGTGTACCGCCCGCTCGTCCGGCTCGCGCACTACGCGGGGCTGCGGCGCGCCCTGCGCTCCGGCGCCGGGGTGGTGGTGCACGACTGCGGCACCCAGTCCTGGGTCCGCGGCTGGCTCGCCCGCGAGGCCCGCCGCCGCGGCCGGGCCCTGCACCTGGTCCTCCTCGACGTCGCCCCGGACACCGCCCGCGAGGGCCAGCGCGCCCGCGGCCGGGGCGTCTCCGCCTACGCCTTCGCCCGGCACCGGCGGGCCGTCGGGCGGCTCGTCGCGGCCGCCGAGTCGGGCCGGCTGCCGCACGGCTGCGCCTCCGCGACCCTCCTGGACCGGGAGGCGGCGGACACCCTGCGGAAGATCGGCTTCAGGGAGACCACCTGA
- a CDS encoding enhanced serine sensitivity protein SseB, with product MDVTWPGNELEEVLAASLGNPAAGGRLVEVLGRSPVWVPLPNGGGPDSPDLDLATMEIDGAAYVPVFSSEEQFLAVVGGHMSFTVAPARDFARGLPPQLGIAVNPGGTVGVPLPPPAVAELCRAGRTPLDGPATGGRVRLFEPDWQDDPVDFLAAASAEFEATGVVTTARRTLASVEGTEPALFIGVQLAAWDGVDRNAPLDALGRALGQVEVAWPVNLILLDMAQDPVGDWMLERVRPFYQRAAV from the coding sequence GTGGACGTGACGTGGCCGGGCAACGAGCTCGAAGAGGTCCTTGCCGCCTCCCTCGGCAACCCCGCGGCGGGCGGCCGGCTGGTCGAGGTGCTCGGCCGCAGCCCGGTCTGGGTGCCGCTGCCCAACGGCGGCGGACCCGACAGCCCCGACCTCGACCTCGCCACGATGGAGATCGACGGCGCGGCGTACGTCCCCGTCTTCAGCTCCGAGGAGCAGTTCCTCGCCGTCGTCGGCGGCCACATGTCCTTCACCGTCGCCCCCGCCCGCGACTTCGCCCGCGGCCTGCCCCCGCAGCTCGGCATCGCCGTGAACCCCGGCGGCACCGTCGGCGTCCCGCTGCCCCCGCCCGCCGTCGCCGAGCTCTGCCGGGCCGGCCGGACCCCGCTCGACGGCCCCGCCACCGGCGGCCGGGTCCGGCTCTTCGAGCCCGACTGGCAGGACGATCCCGTCGACTTCCTCGCCGCCGCCTCCGCCGAGTTCGAGGCGACCGGCGTCGTCACCACCGCCCGCCGCACCCTCGCCAGCGTCGAGGGCACCGAACCCGCCCTGTTCATCGGCGTCCAGCTCGCCGCCTGGGACGGCGTCGACCGCAACGCACCCCTGGACGCCCTCGGCCGCGCCCTCGGTCAGGTCGAGGTCGCCTGGCCGGTGAACCTCATCCTGCTCGACATGGCGCAGGACCCGGTGGGCGACTGGATGCTGGAGCGGGTGCGGCCCTTCTACCAGCGCGCCGCCGTGTGA
- a CDS encoding enhanced serine sensitivity protein SseB C-terminal domain-containing protein, protein MSASGTAAAGQVEHMLRQVAPGRYDAYEQLLHALADGELWMLLWHGTPGSADAQYGNMEVDGFGYAPCVTSAQELSASGWQRAHELVTGREIARALYPDRWGVWLNPHAPGGGVGIPWADLRRIATGLDRMPAGPLRVGEPTLELPQFYALLTQNAHRTPAVRALRRGWVQPALGTPYLAIGLDLYDTSPAAVDAVRAMMRQSIGAVPEGLPVSTVALSDAYDPVALWLRANGRPFYDREAHAGRGAAAVPGYGYPPPAPSGY, encoded by the coding sequence GTGAGCGCGTCAGGCACCGCTGCGGCTGGACAGGTCGAGCACATGCTGCGCCAGGTGGCACCCGGACGCTACGACGCGTACGAGCAGCTGCTGCACGCCCTCGCCGACGGCGAGCTGTGGATGCTGCTCTGGCACGGCACGCCCGGCTCGGCGGACGCCCAGTACGGGAACATGGAGGTCGACGGCTTCGGCTACGCGCCCTGTGTGACCTCCGCCCAGGAACTGTCCGCCTCGGGCTGGCAGCGCGCCCACGAGCTGGTCACCGGCCGTGAGATCGCCCGCGCCCTCTACCCCGACCGCTGGGGCGTCTGGCTCAATCCGCACGCCCCCGGCGGCGGCGTCGGCATTCCCTGGGCCGACCTGCGGCGGATCGCCACCGGCCTCGACCGGATGCCCGCCGGGCCGCTCCGGGTCGGCGAGCCCACCCTGGAGCTCCCGCAGTTCTACGCCCTGCTCACGCAGAACGCGCACCGCACCCCGGCCGTCCGGGCGCTCCGGCGCGGCTGGGTGCAGCCCGCGCTCGGCACCCCGTACCTCGCCATCGGTCTCGATCTGTACGACACCTCCCCGGCGGCGGTCGACGCCGTGCGGGCGATGATGCGCCAGTCGATCGGCGCCGTGCCGGAGGGGCTGCCGGTCTCGACGGTCGCGCTCTCCGACGCGTACGACCCGGTGGCGCTCTGGCTGCGGGCGAACGGGCGGCCGTTCTACGACCGCGAGGCGCACGCCGGGCGCGGCGCGGCGGCCGTCCCCGGCTACGGCTACCCGCCCCCGGCGCCGTCCGGATACTGA